GCAGATCCGCGACGACGACATCGCCTCCTCGCAGGCGATCGCGCGGCGCGGCGCCGACGAGCTCTACACGACCCTCGGTCCCGACGCCCAGCGCGACGGACTTGGCCTGATGACGATCTGCAACACCGGCTCGCTGGCGGCCGTCGAGCGCGGTACGGCGCTCGCGGTCATCGAGGAGGTTCTGCACGATGGGCACCTCCAGCGCGCCTACCCCCTCGAGACTCGCCCCCTCCTGCAGGGTTCACGCCTGACGGCGTGGGAGCTGCAGCAGATGGGCGCGCCGTTCGACCTCCTTGTCGATTCGGCGGCGGCATCGACGATGCGTCGGGGGATCGTCGATGCCGTCCTCACGGGGGCCGACCGGATCGCCGCCAACGGCGATACCGCCAACAAGATCGGCACCCTGGCGCTCGCGATCGCGGCAAAGTACGCCGGAATCCCGTTCTACATCGTGGCTCCCGAGTCCACGATCGACGTCCAGACCGCGACCGGCGAGGACATCGAGATCGAAGACCGCGGCAGCGCCGAAGTCACCGCGATACAAGGGGTTCAGACGGCACCGCAGAGTACGACGGCGCTCAACCCCGCGTTCGATGTCACCCCGGCCGAGCTGATCACCGGCATCATCACCGATCGTCGCGTCATCCATCCCGCCGCCGGCGAACGACCCGACGACGCCCTAGAGTCCCCCAACCACCGAGGCGAGCCCGCCGAGGCCGCAGAAGCCGTTCACGAAGGAGCCAAGACATGAGCTTCAAACGCGTAACCATCGCGGCGATCGCCGCAATGTCGCTGGTGTTGACCGGATGCTCGCAGGGCGAGTCCGACTCCGGAGGGGGATCTGGCTCCAGCCCGGCGGCCGAGGCCGAAAACGACTTCACCCTCCCGGACGCTGCTCCCGACGGTTTCAAGGACGGGCTTCGCGTAGCGATGGTGCGCCAGTCGGGCATCGGCGACTACTTCGAGCAGTGGGGCAACGGCGCCACCGCGCAGATGGAGGCAGCCGGCGTCACCGTCGAGAACTACGACGCGCGCGGCGACAACGCCAAGCAGGTCCAGATGCTCACCGATGCGATCAACTCCGAGCCCGACGCGCTGATCGTCGGCTGGGGGCTCGCGGACTCGGTCAACCCGAAGATCGACGAGGCGATCGAGAAGGGCATCCCGGTCGTGGTGTACGACGCCGCGGTGACCAACTCCGACGCGCTCTATCTCTCGCAGGACGACGAGGCGATCGCCACCCTCATCCTCGACGAGCTCAAGACCCAGAACCCCGACGGCGGCAAGATCGGCTACGTCAACGTCTCGGGCATCGCGCCGCTGGACTCGCGTGACAAGGTCTACCAGCAGTTCCTCAAGGACAACCCGACCTTCAGCGAGGCAGCGAAGTTCGGCAAGTACACCGAGTCGGTCGCCAACGACACCGCCGCCGAAGCGGTCGCGACGTTCCAGGCAAACCCGGACATCAACATCGTCTTCGCGGCGTACGACGAGCTCGCCAAGGGCGCGCTCATCGGACTGCGTCAGGTCGGCATGGCCGACAAGGTCAAGATGTACGGCGTCGACATCTCCACCGCCGACATCCAGCTGATGACCGAGCCTGGATCGCCGTGGGTCGCGACCGCCGCAACTGACCCTGCCAACGTGGGCAAGATCGTCGCCAGGGCCGCTATCGCCGCAGCATCCGGTGTCGACCTCCCGTCGAAGATGACCATCCCGGCCGCGCTGATCACCCAGCAGATGTTGCTCGATAACGGCGTGACCAACATGGACCAGCTGCGCGCTGCGCTTCCCGACCTCGCCACCCCGGAATACCTCGGGGCCTCGTGGATTCCCACCTCCGCATAGGCAATTAGACCGAACCACTCGCCCGGCACTAGTCCCGTCGGCATGCCCGGCCGGGGCCCACGCCTCGGCCGGGCACTTCGGTTCACCGGCGGTACCGTCAGCGACGGACCTTGAGGAGGAGTGCGATGTCTACCGTCCTGGAGCTGCGAGACGTCTCGAAGAGCTTCGGGCCCAACCGGGTGCTGCGCGGAGTCAGCCTGGCCATCGACCGCGGCGAGGTCTACGCGCTGATGGGCGCCAACGGCGCCGGCAAGTCGACCCTGATCAAGGTGCTGGCCGGCGTACACCAGGCCGACTCAGGGCAGGTCTTCATCGGCGGCGGACCGGTTGCCATCGCCGACCCGCTCGCTGCTCAACGCCACGGGATCGCGACCGTGCATCAAAACCCCAACGACGGCGTCGTACTCGATATGACCGTCGCCGAGAACCTCGCCCTCGACACGTTCACCGACGGGCGCTCGGGGCTGGTGTTTAACCGGGCCAAGACCGACCGGCACGCGCACGAGGTCGCCGAGGTACTCGGCATGGACCTCTCGCGCAGCATGCTGCGCCGTCCCGTGCGCGACCTCGGAGTCTCCGAGCGCCAGCTGCTCGTGCTCGCTCGTGCACTGTCACGACGCCCCGAGATCCTCATCCTCGACGAGCCGACGTCGGCGCTCTCGTCGGAAGAAGCCGACCGACTCTTCGACCTCGTGCACCAGCTCGCCGACGACGGCAATACGGTGCTCTTCGTCAGTCACAAGCTTGCCGAGCTCGACAAGATCTCCAACCATCTCGGCGTTCTTCGCGACGGCGCGATGCAGGGCGAGTTCGTCAAGGAGGCCGGCGCGAGCTTCGACTGGCCCGGCGTACTGCGCGCCCTTTTTGACCGCGCCCCGGCCGAGCTGCGGCACGCCGAGCAACGCGGCGGACGCGAGGTCCTGCAGG
The nucleotide sequence above comes from Epidermidibacterium keratini. Encoded proteins:
- the mtnA gene encoding S-methyl-5-thioribose-1-phosphate isomerase, whose product is MRPIDWVSDDSADSEAAGPGHIRLLDQTALPTAEKVLEIRTVDDLVDAISRLAVRGAPALGVAGALGVALAAYSLPADDVPAAAQKVRDARPTAVNLAWAVDQAVAALPQGPDAVLALARQIRDDDIASSQAIARRGADELYTTLGPDAQRDGLGLMTICNTGSLAAVERGTALAVIEEVLHDGHLQRAYPLETRPLLQGSRLTAWELQQMGAPFDLLVDSAAASTMRRGIVDAVLTGADRIAANGDTANKIGTLALAIAAKYAGIPFYIVAPESTIDVQTATGEDIEIEDRGSAEVTAIQGVQTAPQSTTALNPAFDVTPAELITGIITDRRVIHPAAGERPDDALESPNHRGEPAEAAEAVHEGAKT
- a CDS encoding substrate-binding domain-containing protein, producing the protein MSFKRVTIAAIAAMSLVLTGCSQGESDSGGGSGSSPAAEAENDFTLPDAAPDGFKDGLRVAMVRQSGIGDYFEQWGNGATAQMEAAGVTVENYDARGDNAKQVQMLTDAINSEPDALIVGWGLADSVNPKIDEAIEKGIPVVVYDAAVTNSDALYLSQDDEAIATLILDELKTQNPDGGKIGYVNVSGIAPLDSRDKVYQQFLKDNPTFSEAAKFGKYTESVANDTAAEAVATFQANPDINIVFAAYDELAKGALIGLRQVGMADKVKMYGVDISTADIQLMTEPGSPWVATAATDPANVGKIVARAAIAAASGVDLPSKMTIPAALITQQMLLDNGVTNMDQLRAALPDLATPEYLGASWIPTSA
- a CDS encoding sugar ABC transporter ATP-binding protein, whose protein sequence is MSTVLELRDVSKSFGPNRVLRGVSLAIDRGEVYALMGANGAGKSTLIKVLAGVHQADSGQVFIGGGPVAIADPLAAQRHGIATVHQNPNDGVVLDMTVAENLALDTFTDGRSGLVFNRAKTDRHAHEVAEVLGMDLSRSMLRRPVRDLGVSERQLLVLARALSRRPEILILDEPTSALSSEEADRLFDLVHQLADDGNTVLFVSHKLAELDKISNHLGVLRDGAMQGEFVKEAGASFDWPGVLRALFDRAPAELRHAEQRGGREVLQVSGAQVYADSQPLDLTIRDGEVTALLGLLGSGKTELLEWIFGAGGDLRGTVTLDGEPYSPTHPGEAIERGVYLVPESRHEQAIVPDWSITELMTLPFAKQFSSGPLMNRRKERTAAQGMIERIGVVTRSPDAPIETLSGGNQQKVVIGRWLLGTPKALLLDEPFRGVDINARHDIGESVRELTDRAAVLVATSDIDEALEIADRIVVISQGNIVGDFRLAEASRDAIFEAMSHRPSAILSDDAAALPTEPGESA